The Fibrobacter sp. UWR4 genome segment GGAGAAATCATGAGAAGCTACACAACGTTCAGCCTGCAGTACGCCCACCGTTTCTACGGTTTCAAGGGAGAGGCGCAGTATCTTCACGGTCACACGGGGATCTTGACCATCGAAGTGGAGGATTCCATCAATGCGGGGGTGAACATGGTGTTCCCCTGCAACGAAATCCAGAAGACGGCCTGGGACATTCTGCGGAATTTCGACCACGCACTCATTCTGCGTGAAGACGACCCGCTGCTCCCCGCGATTCTGGACGTGTACGAAAAGCAGGGCATCAGGAATGGCCATCCGCAAAACAAGATGAAGGGGCCTGCGTTCAAGACGGCACTGGCCACGGCTTACCCGGATTGTCGCCTGGTGGTGACGAAGGAGACCATGACGGTGGAAGGCATGAT includes the following:
- a CDS encoding 6-carboxytetrahydropterin synthase → MRSYTTFSLQYAHRFYGFKGEAQYLHGHTGILTIEVEDSINAGVNMVFPCNEIQKTAWDILRNFDHALILREDDPLLPAILDVYEKQGIRNGHPQNKMKGPAFKTALATAYPDCRLVVTKETMTVEGMIKIVYDLLKMKLNIAKITFTSGVNAASQEFPVSSTVKRCPLCGIALDENGVCPKCGYKEKA